A segment of the Candidatus Afararchaeum irisae genome:
GGTCAACGGCGTAGCCCTCATAGAGATGGTGAGAGGAAACAAGGAGAAGCCGGTGAGATAGTATGGCAGAGCTATTCGGCAGATGGGAAGTCGACGAGATAGAGTACCGTGACAGGTCGACCGAGCCCTACATAAACATCACACCCGTCGCGAACACGATGGGTCAGCACGCCAACAAGCAGTTCGCGAAGAGGGAGGTCTCAGCGGTCGAGCGTCTCGCCAACCGTCTGATGCAGACACAGACTAACACGGGGAAGAAACAGAAGACTCTCAAGATCGTCCGTGACGCCTTCGACAAGATACACGACGAGACGGGCGACAACCCTGCACAGCTTCTCGTCTACGCCATAGAGAACGCGGGACCCCGCGAGGAGACTGTGAGGCTCAAGTACGGTGGGATCTCGGTTCCCAAGGCGGTCGACGTCGCACCCCAGAGACGTGTCGATCAGGCTCTGATGTTCATAGCCGAATCCGTAGCTAACGGAAGCTACAAGTCTAAGACCGACGCGAGCGATGTCTTAGCCCGCGAGATAATAGACGCCGCCGACTACGACGTCCAGTGCTCCTCCGTGAGCAAGAAGGAGGAGAAGGAACGCGTCGCCGAGGCAGCGAGATAACAGAGTATATAACCAGCATAGCTCTATAGACAACAAAGTAATGACGCGCTTCTTGCGCGGAACGAGGTAAAAAATGTCAGTATACGTAAACTTCGATGTACCAGAGGAACTGCAGGAGAAAGCACTAGAGGCTGTAGAGGTAGCCAGAGACACGGGCAGCATACGTAAGGGCACCAACGAGACCACGAAGGCTGTCGAGAGAGGAGAGGCAGATCTCGTCGTGATAGCCGAGGATGTCCAGCCCGAGGAGGTCGTTATGCATCTTCCGGCTCTGTGTGACGAGAAGGACGTGCCTTACGTCTATATCGACAGTCAGGACGACGTCGGATACGCCGCGGGTCTTGAGGTCGGAAGTGCCTCTGCCGCAGTAGTCGACGCAGGAAACGCCGAGGACGACGTCGAGAGCGTCGCCGAGGACATAGAGAACCTGAGATAGAGGGATCGCAATGGTAGAGACACACGACTGCACGTTCTGTGGCTCCGAGATAGAGCCCGGGACGGGCATAATGTTCGTGAAGAACGACGGCGAGATACTCAGGTTCTGCTCGTCGAAATGTGAGAAGAACGCCGAGATAAGAGCGTCGCGCGACGTCGAGTGGACTGCGACAGAGGAGGAGGCTCAGACGTAGATGGCGCGCCAACAGACCTTCCTGATGGTCAAGCCCGACGCCTTCCAGCGCGGCTTAGTCGGCGAGGTGATTTCGAGGGTCGAGGAACGCGGTCTCAAGATAGCCGCGATGAAGGTTCTGACCCCCTCGCAGGAACAGGGTGAGGAACATTACGCCGAGCACGAGGACAAGCCCTTCTACGACGACCTCGTCGAGTTCATTACGAGCGGACCCGCCGTCCCTATGGTCGTCGAGGGTGACGACGCCATAGACATCGTGAGAACGATGATAGGCGCGACCGATCCCGCCGAGGCGTCTCCCGGAACGATACGTGGCGACTACGCCCTCGACATAGGACGTAACTGCGTACACGCCGCAGACTCGCCCGAGAGTGCCGAGAGAGAGATATCGATTTACTTCGACGAAGATGAGATCGAGGAGTACGAGAGAATCGACGAGACGTGGGTCTACGAGTAGAATAGTTTAAGATATTCGGTTTTACACCGTACATAACTCTCGAATATAGCTTTTCACGGTGTGTGACAGTAGTCTGACATAGGTATAAGTGTAATCGGTACTAATTGGGTTTCGATGCCCGACATGAGTGTCACGGGTTCAGGCTCGAACGACCCGAGCCCCGACTTTGAGACAGTCCGTAAGATAGTCTACGACGAGGGTCTCACGGGCGAGGAGCTTACTGCGAGACAGATTCTTGAGTTAGTCAACGCGAACACTGACAGACGTGTCGAGGTATCTAGCTCCCACAAGATCGCGACCATACTCGGGTCGAACCAGAGCCATCCCGACCTCGTAATACGTGAGACAAGCCCCTACACTTACGAGTTCGGCGGAGACACAGGTGGAGACGGAGACTAATCCCGGTTCCGGCTCCGGTTCCGATCCTCAGTCTCACTCGCCGATCTGTGTGTCAGTGTACGCCGTGAGACGTATCTCGGGCTGTCTCACCGCCGTATTTCTCTGATTGAATGTGTGTGACAGTACCTCCGACTCACGCGGATCGAGGCTTCTCTTCATAAACGTGAAGTCGAGAACACGTGGGTACTCTCCCGCCTCCCTCACCAGAGCCAGAATCCCGAAGTTCTCGATCTTCTTCGATGACGTGTTAGCGACTGAGAGTCTTATCTCAGCGTCCGAGTCGGCGTCCCTGTCGATGTAGTATCCGTTTTCGTTTACTGAGGCTCTTATCTCGACGGAGTCGTTGAGTTCGGATACTGTCTGTCTCACGCCCTCAGAGTCGGCTGTCTCACGCCCAGACCCAGGGGAAAGACGTGTTCCCATGTCGAGGTACTGGGCTATCCTCTGAGCGTGTTCGACACGTGACGACGCAGCACGTATCCTGTCTTCTGCCTCACGTGCCGCGTCCTCGAACTCCATGTCGAGACCCACGCTGAGGTCGAAAGGCAGTCTGTCTCCGGGTTCGAGATAGACGCCTTCGAGATCCGTGTCGCCGCTCACGAGACTCTCGGCGAAGTAGTCGTCTAGAGTCTCCGCGCTTACCTCAATGCTGGAGCCGACAACGGGAGTCGACCCCGTGTTCTCGACCTCTCCGACTACTGTGTTTCCGTAGATACCGACCGTCTCGTTGACGACGTCGACATCTCCGGCGACGGTCTCTGTCTTACCCTCTCCATCGCCCGTCTCAGCCGTCTCTCCCGACTCCTCGTCTCGCTGTGAACCGTCTGTCCCCGACTCTCCCGTCCCCGTGTCGGAGTCGGTGTTGTTTCTTTCTCCGCCTATACCGGGCGCGCCCGTTCCCTCGGAGTTCTCCTCGCCCCCGTCTCCGAGACAGCCGGCTCCTGAGACTGCTACTGCGGCTCCCACAGAGACGAGAAAGCCGCGCCGAGTCGTGTCACGTTCGTCCATCCGTCACGGGTTAGACGGAGCACAGACTTAACTGTTTTCAGGCGCTAATCCCCCTTCCTCAACGAGCAACGCAGGCCGAAGGCCGAGTAGCACAGTAGGGAGGGGATACAGCGTCATCAGAAATCTCCTATTTCTGATTGGCAGTCAGATTCTGTCGGAATCTGACGACGCCCGTGATCGTCTTCCAAACACTCCGCGACGACTGGCCCACATGCCCACGTCAACCACAACCCTTATTTACACAACTTGTGTAAAGTATAGTGTGGCAACGCGAAAGAACATCTCCATCCGTGACGACCAGGAGGAGTGGATTCAGGACAACCACCTGAATCTCTCCTCATTCGTCCAAGAGAAACTGGACGAACTCATCGAAGAAAGAGAGTCATAGATGCATTACAACTACAAGTATCGACTCGACCCACCGGAAGCCCTCACCGAGACGCTTCTGCACCACATCGATACTTGTAGGCAACTCTACAACCACGTCCTCTACAAACTCAACGAGACAGACGAGATTCCAGCACGCTACGAGGTACAGGACACGCTTCCTGACCTCAAAACGTGGTGGAACGACCTGAACGACGTTCACTCGAAAGTGTTGCAGATGGTCGTCAAGCGCGTCTATGACAACCTGTCCACACTCAAAGCACAGAAGGAAAACGGACGTGCCGTGGGAATGCTGAAGTGGAAATCACCTCGGGAGTATCGGTCGCTCACCTACAATCAGTCCGGCTTCGAACTCAAGAATACGAGTGGTCGGCAT
Coding sequences within it:
- a CDS encoding 50S ribosomal protein L24e, which produces MVETHDCTFCGSEIEPGTGIMFVKNDGEILRFCSSKCEKNAEIRASRDVEWTATEEEAQT
- the ndk gene encoding nucleoside-diphosphate kinase, with product MARQQTFLMVKPDAFQRGLVGEVISRVEERGLKIAAMKVLTPSQEQGEEHYAEHEDKPFYDDLVEFITSGPAVPMVVEGDDAIDIVRTMIGATDPAEASPGTIRGDYALDIGRNCVHAADSPESAEREISIYFDEDEIEEYERIDETWVYE
- a CDS encoding 30S ribosomal protein S7, with translation MAELFGRWEVDEIEYRDRSTEPYINITPVANTMGQHANKQFAKREVSAVERLANRLMQTQTNTGKKQKTLKIVRDAFDKIHDETGDNPAQLLVYAIENAGPREETVRLKYGGISVPKAVDVAPQRRVDQALMFIAESVANGSYKSKTDASDVLAREIIDAADYDVQCSSVSKKEEKERVAEAAR
- the rpl7ae gene encoding 50S ribosomal protein L7Ae: MSVYVNFDVPEELQEKALEAVEVARDTGSIRKGTNETTKAVERGEADLVVIAEDVQPEEVVMHLPALCDEKDVPYVYIDSQDDVGYAAGLEVGSASAAVVDAGNAEDDVESVAEDIENLR